The following proteins come from a genomic window of Chryseobacterium glaciei:
- a CDS encoding exosortase F system-associated membrane protein produces MKILSWFLVIIGVCGLIGVRALEDKIFYDPFLNYFHEANKNIPFPDFEWGKLIIGHLFRFILNLLFSCVIIHFIFKNKEWTIQGALLITIIFAITFPIYLYCIYDRFEVGYLFSFYMRRFVIQPLILLLIIPLFYYRKQMLKKN; encoded by the coding sequence ATGAAAATTCTTAGTTGGTTTCTCGTAATAATAGGAGTGTGCGGACTTATAGGTGTGAGAGCGCTTGAGGACAAAATCTTCTATGATCCTTTTCTCAACTATTTTCATGAAGCCAATAAAAATATTCCATTTCCCGATTTTGAGTGGGGAAAATTAATTATTGGGCATCTTTTCAGATTTATTTTAAACTTATTATTCTCTTGTGTAATCATTCATTTTATATTTAAAAATAAAGAATGGACGATTCAAGGAGCTTTATTAATAACAATAATTTTCGCAATTACCTTCCCGATTTATCTGTATTGTATTTATGACAGATTTGAAGTTGGTTATCTGTTTTCTTTTTATATGAGAAGATTTGTGATTCAGCCTTTGATCTTGCTATTGATTATACCACTTTTTTATTATAGAAAGCAAATGCTGAAGAAAAACTAG
- a CDS encoding aminoglycoside phosphotransferase family protein, producing the protein MTSENAKRFFENYIGEKSYEFITLAQSGSARVNFVATSDNKKYIITYNENLPENESFFYFSEIFSQLNLNTPTIFAISDDRKIYIQEFLGGNTLSEIISKEGLSENVKSLVKQTLEKLFQLQIQTQGKIDFNQTFEYESYDELPVIHDLYYFKNFVADILELEYHKSTLLKEFKKIVNLIENLEPKGLMIRDFQARNIMVNENNDVSFIDYQSAMKGPLMYDVISFLFQAKANFPEDFKNEMLQFYIQQFENKETQLQLKGSVKPIQMMRFLQVLGAYGFRGLIQRKQHFIASIEKGIENITEFAQNWENMKDYPEIEKVIQQLNLEKTKLKIEEVLNH; encoded by the coding sequence ATGACTTCCGAAAACGCAAAACGATTTTTTGAAAACTATATCGGTGAAAAATCTTATGAGTTCATCACATTGGCCCAAAGCGGTTCTGCGAGGGTAAATTTCGTGGCAACATCCGATAACAAAAAGTACATTATCACTTACAATGAGAATCTTCCGGAGAATGAAAGTTTTTTTTATTTTTCAGAGATATTTTCTCAACTAAACCTCAACACTCCAACTATTTTCGCCATTTCTGATGACCGAAAAATATATATTCAGGAGTTTTTGGGCGGGAATACACTTTCTGAAATTATCTCAAAAGAAGGTTTATCCGAGAATGTAAAATCTTTGGTAAAACAGACGCTTGAAAAACTTTTTCAGCTTCAAATTCAGACTCAGGGGAAAATAGACTTTAATCAAACTTTTGAATATGAGAGTTATGATGAGCTTCCCGTGATACACGATTTATATTACTTTAAAAACTTCGTGGCCGATATTCTTGAACTTGAATATCACAAGTCTACTCTACTAAAAGAATTTAAAAAGATCGTCAACCTCATCGAAAACCTTGAACCAAAAGGATTAATGATCCGTGATTTTCAGGCAAGAAATATTATGGTGAATGAAAATAATGATGTTTCATTTATCGATTATCAGTCTGCAATGAAAGGTCCGTTGATGTATGATGTTATTTCTTTTCTATTTCAGGCTAAAGCTAATTTTCCTGAAGATTTTAAAAATGAAATGCTTCAATTCTACATTCAACAATTTGAAAATAAAGAAACCCAACTTCAACTAAAAGGTTCGGTTAAGCCAATTCAGATGATGAGATTCTTACAGGTTTTGGGAGCTTATGGTTTCAGAGGATTAATTCAAAGGAAACAACATTTCATTGCAAGCATAGAAAAAGGCATTGAAAACATTACAGAATTTGCTCAAAATTGGGAAAATATGAAAGATTATCCTGAAATTGAAAAAGTGATACAACAGTTGAATTTGGAGAAAACGAAGTTGAAAATTGAGGAAGTTTTAAACCATTAA
- a CDS encoding nucleotidyltransferase family protein — protein MKALIFAAGKGTRLKPFTDHHPKALAKVNGIPLLERNITYLKSFGITDFVINIHHFGDQIVEFLKKNNNFNCNIEVSDEANELLETGGGLIFARRFLDHGEDFLIMNADILTDINITDLVNYHKKIKDFATLAVSDRESSRKLLFNDELVLRGWLNVQTGEQRLAEFNKGFKALAFSGVHCINPIIFNKIKRTGKFSIMEEYLDLMHTEKIHGFVHDNILVDVGRPESIIVAEKHFK, from the coding sequence ATGAAGGCTTTAATTTTTGCAGCAGGAAAAGGTACCCGTCTGAAACCTTTTACAGATCATCATCCAAAAGCTTTGGCTAAGGTAAATGGCATTCCGCTTTTAGAAAGAAATATAACTTATCTTAAAAGTTTTGGAATCACGGATTTTGTCATTAACATCCATCATTTTGGAGATCAGATAGTTGAATTTTTAAAGAAAAACAATAATTTCAATTGCAATATTGAAGTTTCGGATGAAGCCAATGAATTGTTGGAGACCGGCGGTGGTTTGATTTTTGCTAGAAGATTCCTTGATCATGGGGAAGATTTTTTAATCATGAATGCTGATATTTTAACAGATATAAACATCACTGATCTTGTAAACTATCACAAAAAGATAAAAGATTTCGCTACTTTAGCCGTTTCGGATAGGGAAAGTTCAAGAAAATTACTTTTCAATGATGAACTGGTTTTAAGAGGCTGGCTCAATGTCCAAACCGGCGAACAAAGACTTGCAGAATTTAATAAAGGATTCAAGGCGTTGGCTTTTAGCGGCGTGCATTGTATCAACCCTATCATTTTTAATAAAATAAAAAGAACAGGCAAATTTTCTATTATGGAAGAATATCTGGATCTGATGCATACCGAGAAAATACACGGTTTTGTACACGACAACATCCTGGTGGATGTGGGAAGACCAGAATCTATAATAGTAGCCGAAAAACATTTTAAATAA
- a CDS encoding TIGR00730 family Rossman fold protein: MELDGTRDESLVNPELDINETKLHNSLKQKAWDEIITKDSWMVFKVMAEFVDGYEKLAKIGPCVSIFGSARLKPESKYYEMAVEIAEKITKIGFGIITGGGPGIMEAGNKGAFNAKGKSIGLNIDLPFEQHFNPYINKSYSMNFDYFFVRKVMFVKYSQGFVVMPGGFGTLDELTEAMTLIQTNKIGKFPIVLVGSEFWGGLLDWFKATLLKEKMIAEDDLDLYRVVDTADEAVAHIKAFYDKYSVNVNF, encoded by the coding sequence ATGGAACTTGATGGAACGAGAGATGAAAGTTTGGTAAATCCGGAACTTGATATTAACGAAACAAAACTTCACAATAGTTTAAAACAAAAAGCCTGGGACGAGATCATTACCAAGGATAGTTGGATGGTTTTCAAGGTGATGGCGGAATTTGTAGACGGTTATGAAAAACTGGCTAAAATTGGCCCATGTGTGTCTATTTTTGGGTCTGCAAGGCTAAAGCCCGAAAGCAAATATTACGAAATGGCCGTAGAAATTGCCGAGAAAATCACAAAAATCGGTTTCGGAATCATCACCGGAGGCGGTCCAGGAATTATGGAGGCCGGAAATAAAGGTGCTTTCAATGCAAAAGGAAAATCGATCGGTTTAAATATTGATCTGCCTTTTGAGCAGCATTTCAATCCTTATATCAACAAGTCTTATTCAATGAATTTTGATTACTTCTTCGTAAGAAAAGTAATGTTCGTAAAATATTCTCAAGGTTTTGTCGTAATGCCGGGAGGATTCGGTACCTTGGACGAGCTTACGGAAGCAATGACGTTAATTCAAACCAACAAAATAGGGAAATTCCCAATCGTTTTGGTAGGATCTGAATTTTGGGGCGGATTACTGGATTGGTTTAAAGCAACTTTGTTAAAAGAAAAAATGATCGCAGAAGATGATCTTGATCTTTACAGAGTGGTAGACACGGCTGACGAAGCTGTTGCACATATCAAAGCGTTTTACGATAAGTATTCTGTGAACGTAAATTTTTAA
- a CDS encoding DUF6702 family protein → MKKLIYISGILTFFTLMSFMNVDFFSSMTKVDYIDGSKTLKFTTKMNTNHISDAIKINPNTAGFEAEVKKYVNNNFDVYVNGSPKTITFTGSQVSGETVWVYFETSGVSDISTMKIKNTILLSAFPKQINLVNIAYKGSQKTMNFQRGKEVNEVSF, encoded by the coding sequence ATGAAAAAACTTATATATATATCAGGAATATTAACATTTTTTACGTTAATGAGTTTCATGAATGTAGACTTTTTCTCTTCAATGACTAAAGTTGATTATATTGATGGAAGCAAGACGTTGAAGTTTACCACAAAGATGAATACGAACCATATTTCGGATGCCATAAAAATAAATCCTAACACAGCAGGATTTGAAGCAGAAGTAAAGAAATATGTAAATAATAACTTTGACGTGTACGTTAATGGCTCTCCAAAGACAATTACCTTCACAGGTAGCCAGGTAAGCGGAGAAACAGTTTGGGTATATTTTGAAACCAGCGGAGTTTCAGACATAAGTACCATGAAAATTAAAAATACAATACTTTTAAGCGCTTTTCCAAAGCAGATTAACTTGGTTAATATTGCTTATAAAGGAAGTCAGAAAACAATGAACTTCCAACGAGGAAAAGAAGTGAATGAAGTTTCTTTTTAA
- a CDS encoding cation diffusion facilitator family transporter — MNVQKNINKDKIGFQKWIAAFGVILFIGKLVAWKLTNSDAVFSDAMESIVNVISAFMGLYSLHLAAKPKDEDHPYGHGKVEFVTAGIEGALIAIAGIMIIYEGANSLITGKILNKLDWGIWIIAATAIVNYFLGYISIKKGESENSLVLIASGKHLQSDTVTTLGVVISLVIVYFTKIYWIDSAVALLFGAYIIFVGYKIVRKSLSGIMDEQDPDLLNQIVKVLENNRKIEWIDVHNMKIQQFGASLHIDAHITLPWYYTLRDAHKEMENVIILLAKNTKRTVEFNFHMDDCRTISCPVCQIADCPVREREFVKRVEWTAENVTREVKHTIN, encoded by the coding sequence ATGAACGTTCAGAAGAATATCAATAAAGATAAAATAGGCTTCCAAAAATGGATCGCTGCTTTTGGAGTTATCTTATTCATCGGAAAACTCGTTGCATGGAAACTTACAAATTCCGATGCCGTATTTTCTGATGCGATGGAAAGTATCGTCAATGTCATCAGTGCATTTATGGGGCTTTACTCTTTACATCTTGCTGCAAAACCAAAGGACGAAGACCATCCTTACGGCCACGGAAAAGTAGAATTCGTAACAGCGGGAATAGAAGGTGCTTTGATCGCTATTGCGGGTATCATGATTATCTATGAAGGTGCAAACAGCTTAATAACTGGCAAAATATTAAATAAACTTGACTGGGGAATCTGGATCATTGCCGCCACTGCAATCGTTAATTATTTTCTGGGTTATATTTCCATTAAAAAAGGAGAAAGCGAAAACTCATTAGTTCTTATCGCTTCAGGAAAACATTTGCAGTCGGACACTGTTACAACATTGGGTGTTGTGATCAGTTTAGTGATTGTTTATTTCACTAAAATTTATTGGATAGATTCTGCTGTTGCCTTACTTTTTGGAGCTTACATCATTTTCGTAGGCTATAAAATAGTCCGTAAATCTTTAAGCGGAATTATGGATGAACAAGACCCAGATCTTTTAAACCAAATCGTTAAAGTTCTGGAAAACAACAGAAAAATTGAATGGATTGATGTTCATAATATGAAAATCCAGCAATTTGGAGCCTCGCTGCATATCGATGCGCATATTACGCTTCCTTGGTATTACACACTTCGTGATGCCCACAAAGAAATGGAAAACGTGATTATTCTTTTAGCTAAAAATACAAAACGTACCGTAGAGTTTAATTTTCATATGGATGATTGCAGAACGATTTCATGTCCAGTTTGTCAGATCGCAGACTGTCCTGTTCGCGAAAGAGAATTCGTAAAAAGAGTTGAATGGACGGCAGAAAATGTTACCCGAGAGGTTAAACACACGATAAATTAA
- a CDS encoding carboxypeptidase regulatory-like domain-containing protein: MIKKLSLVSLFTLLPASFYFAQTTVFAYLKDADGKPIERAEVDLKGNDNDVTADKIGYFQFVDLQPGHYQILIAKPNYETKVMEFDVTSDEKRKDLGSITLYPTLTNADQGLTIIDSDNSDEGGNNQSSTVGLLQSSQDVFSRIAAFDLGFYWFRPRGIDGRSVESMLNGVSMVESDNGNVDFGNWGGLNEITRYPEISANHAPSEYAFGGNSSVIYKNTKASDYRKGSQLTYSLTNRNYTNRLSYRYSSGMSSKGWAFTGMIARRWAQEGIQDGTFYDAYSGYLGIEKKFNDNHSMTFNAIGSKYNRSTSSPNTQEVYDFRGIHYNSYWGWQDGEKRSERVRRGFQPLLQLQDFWKINKKSQLWTSVSYQFGKDYSSRLDWYRANNPSPTYYRNLPSYWLNYKNPAPAQAENIGITTDWWTNDDQSHTQINWDNLYNANRNGDLYMPQFGGRRAAYYLVDDVKDDKTFNVSTHYTYNFNDTSRFILNVSYQNYKSEQYREVNDLLGADFALNMDAFASNTDAGSVWGKYNIQESDASVAKREGDKIGYDYIFRRQEVKVNPAVKFSTGKFDIFVSGLFGYTNNSREGLFQHYLYPSSYGKGEQKNFWNVGVKGQITYRINGRNFLVYNGAYFSQSPFLNDIYFNARVSGVVTPNIKNVVIDANDLSYVIATPIVKVRLTGYLVNTQNETSVQRYFAQGVKLTTLSENGDQTPVQDGAFITQVLAGANKRNMGVELGAQVKITPTLTASGLLSLGQYTYTNNPTVYFASDAVGTFRELDGNGNLVSRSYTNMGEATLKNYKQGGTPQEAYNIGLRYSSPKYWWVGANWNYFGHSYLDPSPVTRTERFYSNPNTPGVPYDNVTDEELARVLTPTKLPSSFFLNANAGKSWMFGKYYVLVSASVNNILNNKNYITGGFEQTRNVNYNDYANDYDSGNMVFAPKYWYSQGRSYFVNLQFRF; encoded by the coding sequence ATGATTAAAAAACTATCATTAGTCTCTTTATTTACTTTACTTCCCGCTTCATTCTATTTTGCGCAGACTACTGTATTTGCGTATCTTAAAGATGCTGACGGGAAGCCCATTGAAAGGGCAGAAGTAGATCTTAAAGGGAATGACAATGATGTAACGGCCGATAAAATTGGATATTTCCAGTTTGTTGATTTGCAGCCGGGGCATTACCAAATTCTGATTGCAAAACCGAATTACGAAACAAAAGTAATGGAGTTTGACGTAACCAGTGACGAGAAAAGAAAGGATCTAGGATCTATTACTCTTTATCCGACCCTTACAAACGCAGATCAGGGATTGACAATTATAGACAGCGACAATAGTGATGAAGGTGGTAACAACCAATCTTCAACAGTAGGTTTGCTACAGTCTTCTCAGGATGTCTTCAGTAGAATCGCGGCATTTGATCTAGGATTTTACTGGTTCCGTCCAAGAGGAATTGACGGAAGGTCTGTAGAATCAATGTTGAATGGTGTTTCTATGGTTGAATCTGATAATGGTAATGTTGATTTTGGAAACTGGGGTGGTCTTAACGAAATCACAAGATACCCTGAAATTTCAGCAAATCATGCTCCTTCAGAATATGCATTTGGTGGAAACAGCTCGGTTATTTATAAAAATACAAAAGCGAGTGATTATAGAAAAGGAAGTCAGCTGACATACTCATTAACGAACAGAAACTATACCAATAGATTATCTTATAGATATTCTTCTGGAATGAGTAGTAAAGGCTGGGCTTTTACTGGAATGATTGCCAGAAGATGGGCTCAGGAAGGAATACAGGATGGTACTTTCTATGACGCATACAGCGGTTATCTTGGGATTGAAAAAAAATTCAATGACAACCATTCCATGACATTCAATGCCATTGGTTCTAAATATAATAGAAGTACTTCCAGCCCAAATACTCAGGAAGTATATGATTTCAGAGGAATTCATTATAACTCTTACTGGGGTTGGCAAGATGGAGAAAAAAGAAGTGAGAGAGTAAGAAGAGGTTTCCAGCCATTGCTTCAATTACAGGATTTCTGGAAAATCAATAAGAAATCTCAACTATGGACATCTGTATCTTATCAGTTCGGTAAGGACTATAGTTCAAGATTGGATTGGTATAGAGCGAACAACCCTTCGCCAACATACTACCGTAATTTGCCAAGTTATTGGTTGAATTATAAAAATCCAGCTCCTGCACAAGCTGAGAATATTGGAATTACTACTGATTGGTGGACCAATGATGATCAATCACATACGCAAATCAACTGGGATAATCTTTATAATGCCAATAGAAACGGAGATCTTTATATGCCTCAATTTGGAGGAAGAAGAGCTGCATATTACCTTGTGGATGATGTGAAAGATGATAAAACATTCAATGTATCAACACATTATACGTATAACTTTAATGATACTTCTCGTTTTATTTTAAATGTGTCTTATCAAAATTATAAATCTGAGCAGTACAGAGAGGTAAATGATTTGTTAGGTGCTGATTTTGCACTGAATATGGACGCATTTGCTTCTAATACTGATGCAGGAAGCGTTTGGGGGAAATATAATATACAAGAATCCGATGCTTCTGTTGCTAAAAGAGAAGGAGACAAGATTGGGTATGATTATATTTTCAGAAGACAGGAGGTAAAAGTAAATCCGGCAGTTAAATTCTCAACAGGGAAATTTGATATTTTTGTTTCTGGATTATTCGGATATACAAATAATAGCAGAGAGGGCTTATTCCAACATTATTTATATCCGTCATCTTACGGAAAAGGAGAACAGAAAAACTTTTGGAATGTTGGTGTTAAAGGTCAGATTACCTATAGAATCAACGGTAGAAATTTCCTAGTTTATAATGGAGCTTACTTCTCACAGTCACCTTTCTTAAATGATATTTATTTCAATGCAAGAGTAAGTGGGGTTGTAACTCCAAATATCAAAAACGTTGTTATTGATGCCAATGATTTGAGTTATGTAATAGCTACTCCGATTGTTAAGGTGAGATTGACAGGTTATCTTGTTAATACTCAGAATGAGACAAGTGTTCAAAGATACTTTGCACAAGGAGTTAAGTTGACTACATTGAGTGAAAATGGCGACCAGACTCCTGTTCAGGACGGTGCATTTATTACTCAGGTACTTGCAGGCGCGAATAAGAGAAATATGGGTGTTGAGCTTGGTGCACAAGTTAAAATTACTCCTACATTAACGGCTAGTGGATTATTAAGTTTAGGACAATATACTTATACCAATAACCCTACAGTTTATTTTGCTTCTGACGCAGTTGGAACATTCAGAGAGCTTGATGGTAACGGTAATTTAGTATCAAGATCATATACTAATATGGGTGAGGCTACGTTAAAAAATTACAAACAAGGAGGAACGCCTCAAGAGGCATATAACATAGGTCTAAGATATAGCAGCCCTAAATACTGGTGGGTTGGTGCAAACTGGAACTATTTCGGACATTCATATCTAGATCCTTCTCCGGTAACGAGAACGGAAAGATTTTATTCCAATCCAAATACACCGGGAGTACCTTATGACAATGTAACTGATGAAGAGTTAGCAAGAGTTCTTACACCTACAAAACTGCCTAGCTCATTCTTCTTGAATGCCAATGCAGGTAAATCGTGGATGTTCGGAAAGTATTATGTATTGGTGTCTGCCTCTGTTAATAATATTCTTAATAATAAAAATTATATTACAGGAGGATTTGAACAGACCAGAAACGTTAACTATAATGATTATGCAAATGATTATGATAGTGGAAATATGGTATTTGCTCCTAAATACTGGTACTCTCAAGGAAGATCTTATTTTGTTAATCTTCAATTTAGATTCTAA
- a CDS encoding RNase adapter RapZ: MLHIDIHSFSYKKGGIPKDESGNGGGFTFDCRGILNPGRVEEYKIQTGNDIGVQEYLETKTEMPQFLELIKSMVSINIDNYLGRGFENLQINFGCTGGQHRSVYSAIKIAQFIEEKYGEKVEISLHHDEQHQLNHK, from the coding sequence ATGCTACACATAGACATTCACAGTTTTTCATACAAAAAAGGAGGAATTCCTAAGGACGAATCAGGAAACGGAGGTGGTTTCACTTTCGACTGCAGAGGAATTTTGAATCCCGGAAGAGTTGAAGAATATAAAATTCAGACAGGAAACGACATCGGCGTTCAGGAATATCTTGAAACAAAAACCGAAATGCCTCAATTTTTAGAACTCATAAAAAGCATGGTTTCAATTAATATCGATAATTATCTGGGAAGAGGATTTGAAAACTTACAGATCAATTTCGGATGTACGGGCGGACAACACAGATCGGTTTATTCAGCAATAAAAATTGCTCAGTTTATTGAAGAAAAATATGGTGAAAAAGTTGAGATCAGCCTTCACCATGACGAACAACACCAACTGAATCATAAGTAA
- a CDS encoding DUF5689 domain-containing protein: MKNIYFKAAVFSALSMLTLSSCVKSDDYDVPEIKCTNKFAAANHKLTDLATIAKPKPTDADIVKEDYIVEAYVGSNDESGNIYKMMFLQDKPENPTQGIEIDIDGGNQYLDFPTGALVRINLKGLIVQASNGNIKIGSYDPSYSVGRINPNKVSNYIARVCDGQKPIVAVMKPLEFNSIADALKNGAHINQLIKIKNVQFEDAELTKNFGDDTATGDRYITDKKAARLDLRFSNYATFAKSPISPKYAKSGDIVLCLSRYTNPSNPTATVFTEQAYIRSLDDMVFTGERFSPGAPENPSASAVNLFPGSDFENWATFLSGVNSFGLKPYATQGTGLGFNGTNSLQIKGIPTANDYVFTSTAATGLPAVPKRITFYIKGTATGKSLSFNVYKTTGSTPVFYTFNLGTFTTGAILDTESANAYTGSINTNGQWRLVELNLTGLTDLNLTAGKDMFAIKTGTSGNYDLQIDNIRIE; this comes from the coding sequence ATGAAAAATATATATTTTAAAGCGGCTGTATTTAGTGCCCTTTCAATGTTGACGTTATCGTCTTGTGTAAAATCCGATGATTATGATGTTCCGGAAATTAAGTGTACAAACAAATTTGCTGCAGCTAATCATAAATTAACAGATCTTGCAACAATTGCAAAACCTAAACCTACTGATGCTGATATTGTTAAAGAAGATTATATCGTTGAAGCTTATGTAGGTTCAAATGATGAATCTGGAAACATTTATAAAATGATGTTCCTTCAGGATAAGCCTGAAAATCCAACACAAGGTATAGAGATTGATATTGATGGAGGAAATCAGTATTTAGATTTTCCTACAGGAGCTTTGGTTAGAATTAACTTAAAGGGACTTATTGTTCAGGCTTCTAATGGGAATATTAAAATTGGTTCATATGATCCAAGCTACTCTGTAGGAAGGATTAATCCAAATAAAGTTTCTAATTACATTGCAAGAGTTTGTGATGGACAAAAACCGATAGTTGCTGTAATGAAGCCATTAGAATTTAATTCTATCGCTGATGCTCTTAAAAATGGGGCGCACATCAACCAACTTATCAAAATTAAAAATGTTCAGTTCGAAGATGCTGAATTAACAAAGAATTTTGGTGATGATACGGCAACAGGAGATCGTTATATTACAGATAAAAAAGCTGCGAGATTAGACCTTCGTTTCAGTAATTATGCAACGTTTGCTAAATCACCAATCTCTCCTAAATATGCAAAAAGTGGAGATATCGTTCTTTGCCTGAGCCGTTATACAAATCCAAGTAACCCTACTGCTACAGTATTTACAGAGCAGGCTTATATCAGAAGTTTGGATGATATGGTGTTCACTGGTGAAAGATTCTCTCCAGGAGCGCCGGAAAACCCTTCAGCTTCTGCTGTGAACCTTTTCCCTGGTTCTGATTTTGAAAACTGGGCGACTTTCTTATCAGGTGTAAATAGTTTCGGACTTAAGCCTTATGCAACTCAAGGTACTGGTTTAGGATTTAACGGAACAAATTCACTTCAGATTAAAGGGATTCCTACAGCAAACGATTATGTATTTACCTCTACGGCTGCTACAGGATTGCCTGCAGTTCCGAAAAGAATTACGTTTTATATCAAAGGTACAGCAACAGGAAAATCGCTTTCTTTCAACGTATATAAAACAACGGGTAGTACGCCTGTCTTCTATACATTCAACCTAGGAACATTTACAACTGGTGCGATTTTAGATACTGAAAGTGCTAACGCATATACAGGATCAATCAATACAAATGGACAATGGAGACTGGTTGAGTTAAATCTTACAGGTTTAACAGATCTTAACCTAACTGCTGGAAAAGATATGTTTGCGATCAAAACAGGTACTTCAGGAAATTATGATCTTCAGATTGATAATATCAGAATTGAGTAA
- the xrtF gene encoding exosortase family protein XrtF: MLKDFKPVLSILLRFIIIYLVLLFGYQFYLNGFKGKGLDSFSKMIADQVMYVQNTMNYPTKLHDDVAGESVWFHVKTGYATKMVEGCNAVSVMILFVSFVFAFYKGFKTFAFALIGLLLLHVMNVLRIAGLNIVFTDHKEYGKIAHDYAFPAVIYGSVVLLWLVWIKFFALKNENS, encoded by the coding sequence ATGCTAAAGGATTTTAAACCAGTTTTAAGCATTTTATTGCGTTTCATCATCATCTATCTGGTGTTGCTTTTTGGGTATCAGTTTTATCTGAATGGTTTTAAAGGAAAAGGTCTCGATTCTTTTTCAAAAATGATCGCGGATCAGGTGATGTATGTTCAGAATACTATGAATTATCCTACAAAATTACATGATGATGTTGCAGGCGAATCGGTTTGGTTTCATGTGAAAACGGGTTATGCAACAAAAATGGTGGAGGGGTGTAATGCTGTTTCTGTCATGATTTTGTTTGTATCTTTTGTTTTTGCTTTTTATAAAGGTTTCAAGACATTTGCTTTTGCGTTAATCGGTCTTTTACTGCTTCATGTTATGAATGTTCTGAGGATTGCAGGTTTGAATATTGTATTTACAGATCATAAAGAATACGGAAAAATTGCACATGATTATGCTTTTCCGGCTGTTATTTATGGTAGTGTGGTTCTGCTTTGGCTTGTTTGGATTAAATTCTTTGCTTTAAAAAATGAAAATTCTTAG